Part of the Portunus trituberculatus isolate SZX2019 chromosome 46, ASM1759143v1, whole genome shotgun sequence genome, ctttctctttcctcctcagaccgctcatcatttttccttctctcctcttccaccaattcctcatatcttctcctctcttcctcatttctattctttctcacaaacacctctttacaaccttctatctctcttaactttgatgttctatataggatatcctctgcagattgttgtgacttcagtactactttaatctgtctgctcactccctccttatacggacccagtctatggatctcttccacttcttcttgtaggtcttttttttccttaattctcttaggcttatatgttatattttgttctttcatcccaaataataacacactcttcttcttttctgctatttcccttatcaatgtttccttattcttcattacattaaccagttccttggacctttcttttttgtcttccttcaactgatctttaattattttttgtaatccaaccatctctgcttccctcgactcagtccattgtgttttcttcagttcccattccttttcaaacctttcaatctgctcactaatcatttccttaaagtcatctttctcctttactactctctccattgtgtgtgtgtgtgtgtgtgtgtgttggttttcgTAGAATTAGAAATGGTCGGTTCCAAACTCAAAACTCGCCTGGGTGCCTCGCGTCGCTCGACTTATTTCCCGGAATCTAACGTCCATGGGCAAAAAGCATCCCATGTGTTCCTGCTTCGTCTCCCTTTGTTTATCGTTGAATGAGCATCACCGTGACAAACACATTAATCCGAAACATTTCGTAATAATCCATGAATTATTTGGTGTTTGTATATTAAGTGCGACTGCTAAACAAACCACCATGGGGCTAAAGAGATTTCCGAACTTCCAAGTGCACTGCCAGCCCTCTGTggtaaagaaggagagataCACGACATGGTTCAAGAAATAATTCTTATCTATAGGTACGGAAATAATACGCACGGCAACACTTCGGCAGCAGGAGCTGTGGAAGTGCGCATCAACGATCACCATTTCTTGCCACCAACGAGTCTTCCAATAAAGGTCAGAGGGATGTTGAATGTTCATTTGTCCACTTCATTAATCATTTGTAGCAATTCCTCGTTGTTTTCAGTATGTATGGGAAAACTATAGTTACCTGCCACAAAATGTGTTTCCTTGATGTTTTTTAATGTCTGGAACGGATTAAATCAATTTACATTACTTCACGTGGGAAATATTGCTTCAGTTTTCGTTGATTCAGATTTCGTCAGACTTTTTTAACGGATTTTTCACGAAACCGAgattccactgtgtgtgtgtgtgtgtgtgtgtgtgtgtgtgtgtgtgtgtgtgtgtgaccgtgaTATTTCAGTGGATTGCACCACCGCATTCAATTTCTTGTTTATGAATTGAtcagtttatttattacttatttttattattattgttgttattattattattattattattattattattattattattattattattattattactattattgttattgatagtagtagtagtagtagtagtagtagtagtagtagtagtagaagtagtagtggtggtggtggtggtggcaggagcagcagcagcagcagcatttcaCCCAGGAGCCATATTTCAACACTTTAGGTTGTAAATAATTTCCAAGGTCTGAGCCTCTGAGGtccccgtcttttttttttttttttttccattgatggCACAGGATattaagagagaggtggataTCCTAGTTATCTTCACTGGGTGCTATTAAAATCAAGAATCATGATTAAAAAGTAATCGAGATGTGCGCCGAAGCATTTCAGAATTCATTCTTTGTTGTGGTTTCGATGCTTCGATCTTAAATATGTATCTTGTTTCTAAGACCAGTAATACAAGTCAACCTGTGCATCAGAGGATAGGGAAATCCAATCAAGGAAAGTGGAACAGACCTCTGTCTTGGACGTTGGAAGCCGTAGGTAGTAAGCGAAAGCAGGCCAAGCTCGAATTAGAATCAGTCATGACTCCTAAATTAATGAACTTGCTGCAAACTATAGGGCTCCTTCATTCTAAAAgatcaagggaaagaaaatctGCCTATCGAAATCACCCTGTCTGAGATGGATAAAATTGCAACCATCATAATGATCACTGTGAAACAGTAACCAAATCAAGTATAGTAATGACAATGAGGCACCGgcactggcaactaagtgggctcttttttttctttttactttttttaactctttctgttCCCCTTGCCCAGTTTTTCCCCTCTAACATTAAAAACGACAGGAGTGGAAGCTATACGAACAAAAGCTAGATTTAAAAGACACTACATAAAGTACTGctgaaaaaagtgtgtgtttgtttcactgtttgatctgctgcagtctccgacgagacagccagacgttaccgtacggaacgagctcagagctcattatttccgatcttcggacaggcctgagaccaggcacacaccacacaccgggacaacaaggtcacaactcctcgatttacatcccgtacctactcattgctaggtgaacaggggctacacgtgaaaggagacacccaaatatctccacccggccggggaatcgaaccccggtcctctggcttgtgtgtgtgtgtgtgtgtgtgtgttcactgtttgatctgctgcattctctgacgagacagccagacgttaccctacggaacgagctcagagctcattatttccgatcttgggataggtctgagaccaggcacacaccacacaccgggacaacaaggtcacaactcctcgatttacatcccgtacctactcactactaggtgaacaggggctacacgtgtgtgtgtgtgtgtgtgtgtgtgtgtgtgtgtgtgtaactggaaCAGTATGTTTATTTGAAAAGAAATTTTGTAGATGGATTAGAACCTGTTATCAGATTACTCAGCATCCAGTTATAGATGATTTGAAATTAAAAACTGGAAATCTTACCCTGGTGaatgttttgattttttctgAAGTATTATTGAAAATTCTTTGAGAGGTATGGTCTTGCATGCAAATGAAAGTCATCGGTATAGATTACCAACATTTATACAGATTCCGTTCTCCGCCCTAGACCTGAACGAAGACAAGGTGCCACAGGGGAAACAAAGTAAGGCAGTGCTAATTTGAACCTTTGCTCCAATGTTGTCGTACAGTATTATAGCTTTGTTTATAGAGTTTATCcgttttggttttgtttattaatAAGAGAGGAACGTTATAGAATAGAGATGGAGAACTGTATCAgtacactcctctctctctctctgaatgtcgCAATTTATATGCGATTCACAAGATTAACAGCATCCATGTTGGTTTCAAGTGAAGCCTACGATAGCCGCTGTATACAAGATACCGGGTGGCTGGGGCAAAGAATACGTAACACAGGCTATGCGGGGTGAAGTGGACAGGCTGCTGCCCTCTGGAACTACTTGCTTGAACTTACCTCAGTCAGAAAACACGTATGTCAGCTTGGCGCCACCCCTTGACCTACACCGCATTTTTTTGGTGAAATCATTTACCTGTAATATTAACTAAGCTCAACTCTTTCATCTCCCCCTTtagcgtgcgcgcgcgcgcgcgtgtgtgtgtgtgtgtgtatgtttgtgtatgtgtgtgtgtgtgtgtgtgtgtgtgtgtgtttgtttgtttgtttgtttgtttgtgtgtgcgcgcgcgctcatTCATGTTTGTGTACACATGCATCTAGCTATATAGCATGCCACAGCAATTATAGCAATGATGGAGCAGTTGCACTTCAAAAATATTTACTCTGATTAAACTTGTAGTTACCTTTAAAATTTTCTAGCAACACACATAATTATAATTACATAATGGAAACATTAATTACAATTCAATCACAATTAGTACAAAATAGTTGCAAATATTCAGTGAAAGGTAAATGTTTTTATTAAGAAAAAGCACAGACAGATTCTGACTGGTATATTTTCTGCCAAGTGCGCCAGAGCCTGCCGACCGTCACCAAGGCAGTATGAGAGAAGGCCCCAGCTAACTGCTGTATTCTTAAACGTTTTGTTCCCTCACTAAGATAATGTTAAAGATCACTGAGAAGACGtgtttttgcactttttttttttttttttaagaattctTGTTGAGTCATTACTAGACTCATGAAAATTTTTTCAAACCCTCATGATCATGATCAGGAGGTAATAGTGTTGcaaatattggagagagagagagagagagagagagagagagagttgagacttacataataaaaataaattagtttGGGAGTAAGAGAGGCACTACACGTTATAACCCATTAGAAGAACGATGTCTGTTTTAAATATGATTTTTGACTGACTAATACTCCAGTCTCAGGATGTTGTGATGAGGTGTGCTTCATTCAGGGTTTTGACCGTGAACCTTTCGTTACGATGGTGATTGTCATAATAACCTTACAAACTTTTCCTAAATGCTAACAAAGGGTAACGTAAATATGATGACTGACAGAAAACCAAAGAACATGAGATATCATCACATGCATTTATTCTTACAACAGTCTGTGGTCACCACAAGAGTGGACGTTCTGAGTGGTCGAGATCATGTGCACTTGTCGGCAAtaggataactctctctctctctctctctctctctctcattgacggTCCTATGTGACTATTTCTTATATCCGAGAAGGCATTGCACCGTAGCAGACAACTGATACATAAACAGTACGCGCATGCTTGCAAACTAAGTAACAACTGTATAGATGTCACCGTTCACATTTCACACTCCTGCGACTCAAACTTCAGTGCAGCTGCACTTGAGGCTTGGTGACGCATAGGAAGGATCGTTTACCACAGCCGACAGTGAATAATCAATTCTCTTTTAACTAAGTACTAGTATATTGTACTTATGCATGGCTCCCTTTAGCAGTGTTCTCCAGTAAGTACGAGTATGTAGACACACAGTAATAATACTATTGGAGGATCCATGGCACAATCGCATAAACAGTGACATGATTCGCATGTTGGCACGCACGACACCTCTCTGTAATGTTGTCTGTCTGATCCTCGACCCTGCATAGATTATATCAATTGTATAGATCATTCAGTTCGACTTACATGTGTGTTTATAGGATAGAACAAGAAGGGGATACATGTATCGTTGTAAGGCGAACTGTTGGGAAATCTTTATCTAGCTACTATTTGATCACCCCCTTGATTAGACCCATGTTTAAGCCGATGTGTTTGGAAAGAAGAGGCATGGGGTGCTATCATATCCTATCCTTAACAATAAAAATGTGGAGGTTTAAAATTCACATCGATTCCTTTAGAGAAGAGCTTTCTTGGGTTGTCTATCTTATTAAAAGAACGAATATTTTTAAGCTTTTGGTGAACGACTgaatggtgggtggtgggtggcatCTCACCGAGAAATATTATTGATCAGTAAAGGTGTGGTTCATACTTTCTACAAACAGacgatcttgtgtgtgtgtgtgtgtgtgtgtgtgtgttctaactGCTGAAAAATCGTATTAGTGCAAATAAAGAACTAATTATTAGTGTATTGTGTTTACTGTTTTGAGTATATACTGTAAGTAGTGAGTCTTCTTCTAATAATAGCCTATAACAGAGAATAACGATAGTATGGTAATTGTACGTATTTCTTACATGTCATCtgtgtgttattattgcatGGAAGCCTGGCTGAATTTACTTTCTACGTAGGACATTAATTGTAGATGGAGGTGTTGTGGTTAAGACAAGAACCCATGGCCACAACTCCCACTTGGAGCCAATAATTTATTGTTAAGAATAAGAATATGTCTTTAATTACCATGTTTTATAGGCTGATAAACCTTGTGAAAGCAAGATTCAAGATGGTCATTATACAGTTCAGTAGTGATTTTCAGTTGTCTCATCAAAAGGAATATATCCGCACTCAGAGATGTTACTTATATTCATTTACGTTTGTGTCGATAGATAAACACTTCAATAACGAAGCTACGCAAGGACAAATTACGCGGATTGACCCGAATCAGGATTGCCAATTCTACCAATTCTTGACGTCATTCAGAATgcctaaaggaaaaataagcagTTTGCCCATTGCAACTAATCTAGCAGTCAGCGGATTATTATTTATAGCAATGACCGGAATTTTAAATTTGTAATCTAAAATACATAATGTGTTTATGTACGcgtagtttttgttttgttttcattagtcCACCTGCGACGTTGGTTGGTCAACTTGAGTGCACGTGCACCCAGAGGATGGAGGACAGAGGATATATTGATGGTTAGCTTTACCTATGCATTGTTCCACGTCAAGTATGACTGATCTGCTTCCTGTGTGTTTTCTTAACCCAGGTACGGTAGTGTATCGTATTCCCGGGAATTGTACGGCAAAACTGAAACTGTCATATGCAGTTCCATAGATAtgctttattaattttattattgttgttgttgttgttgttgttatcattatcattgttattatattgGGCAATTTTTTCTCTGGAAGGACAGAGGTATTGGGCGGTCTCTGTTCAGTTGGGCGGCGAACTTAACACTTTTAGTTGGCAATTGGTACTTGGCAACCCAAGTAGCAGTGAGGTGAGGTGCGGACTGCAGAAAAGAGAAGGGTACAGTTGAGGCCTCACTGcggagtgtgtggtgtgaccTTCTTTGTAACAAAGACAGGATTAGAAGACAAGGACAGGATGGGCTACCATCTGCTTGCCTgcctagtggtggtgatggtggtgttaggtGGGTCATGCATTGTGCTTCACGTAACACTCATAGGGACACTGAAGGATAGGTGTAGTGATGTTAGTCAATTCGATCCACAAAACCATGTAGTGTATCCGTATTTCTCGTTGCTGATGATCAAGGCTGGGACCAGTGACATTTGATTATTGGAAAACTCTTCATTAAGTATATTTTGCCGACGTTGCACAGATCAAAATCTTGAATCTTCCTGGCTAGTAAACGCCTCTAAATAGCTCGTCAACTGCATGCAGTCCTGCAGCTGCACCTGGAACAGTTTCGTAGGTAATCTGGAAAGCAAGTTGAATCTTAGCAATAGCGGATCCTCGTTTAGCCGTTACCTTTCTCCAGGACAAGCAAGCTTCCTGGGGGAGTTGGCGGGAAAGCAGATTTTTTGTGGTGTGATAGACCAAAAAGTTTTGGAGAAAAACCACTGGTGAAGATCCcaagaaaatcaacaaagaGGGAATATCCGTTCTGTATGCTGTGCTACAATATCGTAACTTTGCTAAACCCTTCTCTCCTTGTCACTACTACACATTCCTAACCAGTAAAATTAAAGTTTATCAATATATATGTATAGGGCTGGTGAAGTGGCAGTGGGAGCCAGAGTATGCCAAATTTTGACACGTGATGCCATAATCTTAAAACGAACTTTATCTAACCTGGATCTCTGCCTTTTCAGGACACAATTATGTACTTGTATGTTTCCTATTACAGAATGTTTAAACTTGTTAAAATTAAGGCTTAAGCTAATCTAGCCTAACCTGGTGACTTTGTCCCCATCCCCATTTTAAAACTTAATTTACttaatttaattcctttaattgtgctaacataacctaattaTTGTTTAGTACCTTAATGGGAAACTAAAAATACAATACAAGGTGTGGTTggtcaccctcctcttcctcatcttcaaaGGATATTTGTGCCTCCAAATGTTCAGTACACCGTTGATTTCAGCAACCGCCAGTGCAAACTTGATCATTTTACACCCAGGTCATCTTATGGAACTATATAATATCTTGGTACTTAAGTTTGCATCCACTGCACTCACCTGCCATTGTGACACTATTGCTTCCCCTGTATACACTCGTGTATACACTCGGTGATAGAAAATAATTGTTGTATTTAATGATATAGTATTTTATGAACTACATCAGCAGAGCTTGGATAGCACTGCTAtcagatgattttttttatttttttatcaggaAACCTATTCTTTGTGTTGAGGGGAATACTAAAATAATTTGAAAGCTGCATTTATAAATTGTTTACAAGATATATCACAGTTTTAAGACATAACTTTGAAGTATTATAGTGTTGCACATGTTCATTTTGTTACTTTGGTTCTACATGAATCTTAACAGGCATAGCATTGATTATTGAAAAGGAGCCAAGCTAATTTCTCGCAAGAAATTTGAATAGAACACTATGTAGGTGGGAAGATATTCAGAAAAATTAATACAATGGGCTTAAAAAATGGGTAGCTactagaaagaaaatgtaatgtagGTCCCTTATTATGGACTCTGGATTCACAGGTAATGTTGGCGTTGTGCCTGTGGTGGGCCAAAAGGGAGAtccccaaaaccttccctttAACAATGCAACCAAGACTCAAGTGTCTGAGTGGTTGGACCGCTGCAATGCCACTGCTGGTGAGGGGGCTGTGAAAGACATAAAGGTgagatggtttttttttctcccctctggCTATATCTGGATAGTTGTATGTACAGTAATGAGAGTATAATTAGTTTTACTGGAATAGTGCAGTTTCAACTCCATTCATAGACTTTTCATAGCTCCAAGATCTTTCTGCTTGTCATGACAGCCTGTGTTGGAAAGAACAGTAGATAGGGATGAATCTTTCACACTTTTCAGAATAGTTAGTTTTAGATGCTTTTCTGTTATGGCTGCTCTTTTGAGTGAAGTTCTCAGGATGAAGGATGAGGGTTGTATTTAACAGTATGACTTTAATAAGCTTGTATATGTAATAGTATCTCTATCAACAGAATTCTGTTGGAGAATTAATGGAATGTGTACAGAAACACATCAATTTTAacaaactggaggaggaagtgaatgcAAGCATTGCAAGAGGAGAACTGGATGTGGTCTTCAAGAAGTACTGCAAGTATGTACATGTTTTGTGGATGCTAAGAAATAAGGAATGCTGACATGCAAAAGAAAGTTTATTCCAGACTGCTGTACATAAATGGATGTGAATGTCTAAGTAATATAATAATGTTAGAATAACACTACAGTAAACAATGACAAATGTACTGTATATTTTGCAGGAGGCATTGTAACAGAATGGTAGCTTGTTATGAATATGAGTAAGTGTTGTTCATTTCTGACTGACTTGCAGGAGAAGAAGTAGGCTCATGGCTTGTGCTGAGGACATGTTTACAAAAGTAGAGCGTTGCGCTGATGAAAAACAGAAGCAGGACCTCAACATTACGCGCAGGGTTATTCATGCAGGAATAGACTTTGTGTGCCACAACGATGGTGATAGAATTGCTCGTAAGTATGCTTCTTCATGGTTCTTATCTCAATGAATGAATAGAGTAGATAAAAATTTTGCTTAGAAGTCAAGCTTGGATTTATCTTCAGTATATGGCAAAtcccattagtctctctctctctctctctccagtatatatatatatatatat contains:
- the LOC123520350 gene encoding 27 kDa hemolymph glycoprotein-like; this encodes MGYHLLACLVVVMVVLGNVGVVPVVGQKGDPQNLPFNNATKTQVSEWLDRCNATAGEGAVKDIKNSVGELMECVQKHINFNKLEEEVNASIARGELDVVFKKYCKRRSRLMACAEDMFTKVERCADEKQKQDLNITRRVIHAGIDFVCHNDGDRIALFMAEKGQECLKNHSKNIEECIEEKVPRIKDYKNNSDGVDITTFTIDEENCKNLQGVQECVVKHTSKCDDETPANILGSLMTQMLKVTPCSQANGASTLLSHTQHLLPHLLTLLAAALTAANLLL